In Pirellula sp. SH-Sr6A, the DNA window ATTTTGGCAATCGCCAGCATTCCACTGTTATCTCCGCGCAAAAGAAAGTGGAGTCATGGTTGGGTGAAGACGAATTGATTCAATGCGGCCGCGGCAAACTCGCAGTCAAAGAGATCGTCAAAAATTTGGAGTCCTCCCTCCGTGTTGGGTAGAGCCGGCTCGGATGCATGTTAGCAATCCGCGAAGAGTCGTATGGCCTAATTGCGATGAGCGCCAACACCGGTCCCACCGTTCGCAAACTCGAACCTATTCCCAACGCATCGCGAGCGCTACCCCCTAGGCACGGAGTTCACGACGCATCGAGAATAAGCCCCTAAAGGGAGTAACCAATGCTTCCCATGGGGACTAGCCATTGGGTCACTGGGCCCTCCGTCATGCGGAGGAAACGATCGTACAAAACAAGAAAAGATTGAGGATTGCCACATGCCACAAAATGAAAAGCTGGATTACGTCGAGCTTCCTTCATCCGATTTGCCATCGACAAAAGCATTCTTTGAAAAGGCATTCGGTTGGACGTTTGTCGACTACGGCCCTGATTACACCTCATTTTCGGACCAGGGATTGAACGGCGGATTCTTCCATTCCGATCAGTGCTCCAGTACGTCGCATGGGGCCGCACTCTTGGTCTTCTTCAGCGACAACCTAGAGCGAACACTTGCCAAGGTTGTGGATGCGGGTGGCACGATTGTCAAACCAACGTTTTCGTTTCCCGGTGGCCGCCGTTTCCACTTCACCGAGCCATGCGGGAGCGAGTTTGCGGTCTGGTCCGACTCGGACGCCGCCGATTAGAAAAGACGAGCGTTATCCCAGTGGGATCAATTTCTAAACGTGCGTGAGCAGATCTAGACGCCTCGATCCGATTTGGTCCGCACCCGTTCCTCGCTGCGTCGATTTAGCTCGCCGTTGGTTTGGCTCTCACGACATCTTTCGCAAGGCCGACCGCTTCCAGTCCGCGGATCACCCACCACGACATGTCGAATTCAAACCAGCGGTGGCCATGGTGGGCTGCGCGGGGCTGGGCGTGATGATTGTTGTGCCAGCCCTCACCGTGAGAGATCAAGGCCACGAACCAGTTGTTGCGGCTATCGTCACGGGTCTTGTAATTCTTGTAACCAAACACGTGGCCAATCGAATTCACACTCCATGTGCCGTGTAACACGACAATCGTCCGAACAAACACGCCCCATACCAACCAGCTTGCCCCGGTCTGGATGAAGCCATTCCAGCCATCGAAGAACCATCCAAAAATTCCACCGAGCAAGGCGACGATGGCGGCATGGAGCCAAAAGACTTTGACCCACATCCCCCGTCTTTCTAGCTTCATGTAGAACGGATCTTTGAGCAGATCTCGGGCGTAGCGCTCGAAACTGGTCACGGAATCATGATCCCGATTCCTGTAGACAACCCACCCTACGTGTGCCCACATCAAATTCGCGAGAGGCGTGTGCGGGTCAGGCTGGTGATCGCTGTGCTGGTGATGCATGCGGTGGATCGCAACCCAGCGGGCGGGGCTATCCTGCAAATTGCAAATTCCCAAAATCGCAAACGTATGCTCCAACCATTTCGGACACGTAAAGCCACGATGCGTTAGCAAGCGATGGTAGCCGACTGTGATCCCAAGCATTCCGAAAACAAAGTGCCCAGCGATAGCCACTATCAAGCCGGACCAGGTGAAAAACCATGGTGCAAAGGCTAGCAAAGCTAAAACATGCAGGACGACCAGCGGTATCAGATAGAGCCAGTAGATCCGAAGCGGGGTCGCGCTTTTCGGGTAAGGAACCCGCTGCATGAGATCTGTGGTAGCAACAAGTTCCGCGTCTGCGTTGGCTTCTTCAATTAAATCAGTAACGCTCATTGCGTCTTCAGGCTTGGTTGGAAATCGGAGGAGCTATGGATGGCGACTAGGCCCGACCAGTATCACCTGTTAAAGGAAAATGGTCGACAACCGAAACAGAAAAAATTGTACCGTTTCCGATCCCATTCTGCTGGGCTCGCGAATATGTTAGAGAGTTTTTGATTGCGACCATGTTTTATGAGGCCCGAGCTACCGATATTGTCCATAAATGACAAATCGGAGAAAGGTAGATTGCGACATTCCTCCCACTGGGTCGCGATCCCATTGTGTTGCTTCGGCACATGTGCATACGGACCTGTGACCCACCGGTACGTCGAAGCTCCATAGCGCCCTGACATCTCGAATCGACTGCACCATGCGTTCCCATTCTCAAGCGATTCTTATCACCGGCTCGACTGGATTTGTTGGTCGGCATCTTACGGCTGCTCTGGTTCAACATGGGATGGAAGTCTATGGAACTTCCCGTTCCGCAGCCGGTGACGAGGTGTTGCGCTCAGCGGGCTGCCATCCCGTCCGAATCGACCTGGAACGAGCTTCCTTTCCATTAACTCCCGGAGCGTTGCCGGACGTAGGGACCGTGTTCCACCTTGCAGGAAAATTGTCTGGCTCCCCGGAAGAAATGAATGCTGTCAATCAGGTCGGAACGAAAAAGATCGCGGACTACTATGCACGGCATGGTGCTGGGACGCGATTGATACATGTTAGTTCTGTGGCAGCTGGAGGCCCTTCGAGCGAATCCTGTCCCAAGAAGGAATCGGATCCTTCAAAACCCATTTCGCATTACGGAATGAGCAAACTGGCGGGTGAGGAGATAGTTCGCCAATTCGCTTCCTCGCTCCCATCCACGATCATCCGGCCTGGAATCGTTTTTGGTCCCGGGGACAAGGAATTTCTTAGATTGATCAAGGCGTTGTATCGCGTTCGACTCAACCCGTTGATCGGGACTGGGCGACAGCCATTAGCCTTCGTGGAAGTCAGCGATTTGATTACGCTGCTCCTTCGATGCATGGATCGCGGTGAGCGGATTGCGAGTGACGATCGACCCAATGGGGCCGCACCGATTCTCGGTCAAGGGATTTACAATGCAGCCGATGCGGAGCCGCTCTCGATCTATGAGCTTGGTCGTATCTTTCGTGAGGCAACTGGTCGATTGGTTCTGCCTCTTCGAATGCCAGCCTCGCTAGCCTGGTGTTTGGGAGCGCTCGGGGAGGGGACGGCAAAGTTGACTCGCATGTCCTCGACCTTGACGCGTGACAAGATTCGCGAAGCGACGGCATCGGGCTGGTGGGTAAGTCCCGAGAAGGCCGCTCGTCAACTGGACTGGGCCCCAAAGATGCCTTTGCGAGAAACCATGAAGGCTTGGATCGTCGATTGTATGCATCAGGGCCTTCTTTAGCCCCATGGCGTCACGGTGAGTGCACTCGTTTGGTTGGTACCGAAACCAAGTGGCACGAACTCCATCCATCGCACAAGGAATGCACAAGGAATGAGGAGCGCGATCAGTTGGCTTCTTCCATGGAACGGATGTATTCTCGCAGCCTCTCCAACTCGTCTTCCGTACCTTTGAGGCGGAGCATGTTTTTGACGCGTTTTTGAAGCTCATGCGAGTTGACCGGTTTGGACAGAAAGTCATCGGTGCCCGCTTCGACCGCCCGTTCGATGTCACCGAGCTCGCTGAGTGCGGTGACCATGAGGATCATGATTCGAGATGTTTGTTTCTCGGACTTTAGCTGCCTGCAAACTTCAAATCCATTGAGCTTGGGCATCATCACGTCGAGCAAAATCAGATCGGGCGAAAAGGATGCCACTTTGTCGAGGGTGTCTTGGCCGTCGACGGCAAACGCCGTTTCGCAATCGATCTTCGCCAAAAAGGCCTCGAGCAGTTCACGGTTTTGCGCGTTGTCGTCCGCGATCAGAATCTTGGGGGTGCTCATAAGGATTCCTAAACGGCGACTGCCAAACCGGCGGCCGGAACTGGAAACTGATTGGCGAGTTGTTTGACTTCTTCGCGAATCCCGGCGAGTGCATCGGTATCGTCATGTTTCTTGAGGGCTGTCGCGATCCACCCACCAATGGTTTTGAACTCCTCGATTCCCATGCCTCGTGTCGTCAGAGCTGGGGCGCCGATTCGGATACCGCTGGGATCCATCGGTTTTCGGGTGTCGAATGGAATCATGTTCATGTTCACGGTGATACCGCACGCATCGAGAGCTTTTTCTGCGATCTTACCGCCGATTCCGAAGCTGGTGACGTCGACGAGGACCAAATGGTTATCGGTGCCGCCGCTGATCAATCGCAGGCCATGACCGAGCAACGAATCTGCTAAAGCGCTCGCATTGGCGACCACGTTCTTGCCATATTCTTTGAACGACGGCTGCAGGGCTTCTCCGAAACAAACGGCCTTGCCGGCGATAACGTGCATCAAGGGCCCACCCTGAATTCCAGGGAAGACTGCGCTGTTGATCCCTTTTGCGTATTCGTTCTTGCAAAGAATGAGGCCCGCTCTGGGACCTCGCAATGTCTTGTGCGTGGTGGTGGTGACGTAGTCGGCATAGGGAACCGGCGAGTTGTGAATGCCTGCCGCGACCAAACCTGCATAGTGGGCCATGTCTACCAACAGTTTCGCCCCGGTCTCCTTTGCGATCTCAGCGAATTTATCGTGGAAGATTTCCCGTGGATACGCGCTAGCGCCAGCGACGATCAGTTTGGGTTTGTGCTCACGAGCCAACTTAGCGACCTGGTCAAAGTCAATGCGATGGTGGACCGGATCGACGCCGTACGCAAAAAACTTGTACAGCTTCCCGCTGATATTGAGGTGCATGCCGTGGGTCAAATGCCCCCCTTGTGCCAAGTCCAAGCCTAGGACGACATCGCCCGGTTGCAGTGCGGACAAATAGACCGCTGTATTCGCTTGAGAACCTGAGTGAGGCTGCACATTCGCGTGCTCGGCTCCGAAGAGCTCTTTGGCCCTATCGATTGCGATCGTCTCGACGACATCCACATATTCGCAACCGCCGTAATAGCGGCGACCTGGATAACCCTCCGCGTACTTGTTCGTCAGGATGCTACCGACAGCCTGCATCACTGCAGGACTGGTGTAGTTTTCGCTGGCGATCATTTCGAGGCCTTCCTGCTGGCGCAAAGCCTCGCTCTCGATCGCAGACCAAATAGCGGGATCCTGATTTTGAAGTATGGACATCGGAGTCGTCGGTCAAGAATAGTGACAAATGGAAGATGGGAGAATTGTCTCGAGGTCTTGGCGAACCGTCAACCTCGGCCGGTTAACCGCCATCTAGCGCGGAAGAGCAACACATTGATCGCTAGTAGAATTGCAGAAGCCCCGAGCGTCAACGCGATATAGGCTGCAATAAGCCCCCAAGAACCGGCTTTCGCCACTCCACGCCCTGCCATCGGCCCAGCCTGCATAGCTGCTAAAGGCGCACTGTCGACCGCCATGAAAGGACTGGAAATCCCAATGAATTTCAAAGCCGTCAAATCCAATTCTTGGGTCGAAAAGGACCAGACCAAAAAGTAGATCGCGACCGGGAGGCAGTAGAGTCCTAACAGGGTCGAGTAGGTGAGCATCATGGCGGTGCTCGTTTTGCGAACCACGGTGGACAAAAACAACGCGAGAATGGCGTTGAACATGGAGGCCACCACGATGATGCCAAAGTACGCGAGCATCGATGGCCAGTTGTCCGATAATTCCGTCAATGGCAGGAGGGCGAGTACCATCGGGAACATGAGAAAGGAGGTGAGGACAAACGAGACGCGATATCCGGCTAATAGCTTGCCCCAAAGGATGCTCCACGAGGAAACCGTGGTCGTGAGCAGCAAATCGATGGTCTGTCTCTCCCGCTCGCTCGTGATGCTACCGGCCATGAACACAGGAGCGACCAATATGTTGAACACCAACACAAACCCGGCATAGTAAGCCGCGTAGATGGGCATCAAAAACAGAAATGCCGCCATCAATGGAATCGCCAATAGCATGCTTATCTGAATGACCAAGCGGAGCATCAAGCTCCCTTGGCTAAACAACTCGGCATGCATTTCCTTGTCGTAGACTGGGTTCGCGTTGTCTTGCATCAGCGTCTTGCGACGAGGTGGGGCGAAGAGATTGTCGGGAAACTGATCGCGTTGAATAACTAGCCCAACTGCTTCTCGCTGCTCCTTCTCCAAGTCCACGACTTCGTTTCCCTGGCTTCCAATATCAGGCGGATAAAGCAATCGATGGGCAGTCACCCACAAGAGGAGTGAACCGATGGTTATGCAAAACGCCGGAACGATAGTGGTCGCCAGGAACAGTCGTAAATCGCTTTGTTTGGCGAGCCACAACCATGCAACTACCCCGGTGATCAAAATCGGCAAGATGAAAACATAGCTCACCACCAACGAAGAGCTGGTTCGTTTGAAGTGACTAGAACAATACATACTGATCGAGCCAAACAGAAAGATCGCGGACAGCAACCCGATATAGGCCCCGAGCAACTCATAGATGGAAACGCCTCCCAACGGCAAACAAAGCATGATGATCGGGAGCGAACCCGACACCAACACAACCAAATGCGCCAATGCCGCAATCAGTTTTCCTGCAACGATCACCGCGGGGCGAAGGGGACTCGCCAAGAGCATTTCATAGGTTTTTCGTTCCTTCTCACCGGTTATGGCGCCGGACGTAAAGCTTGGCGCCATCAGCGACGCGATGGCGAATTGACCTACAAAAAAGAAATCGACAAGCCGCTGCGCCGAAGCGGATTCGCGACTCAAATCGATCTTGGCATCCTGCGGATAGGCGATCAAGATGACCACAGCCAAAGCGACTTGATAGAGGAGCATCAACAGGAATGCGCGGGGCGTGCGCAGGTTGACGATTAGCTCGCGCTGGAGCACTGGGTTTTGAAAGAGAAACATGCGATGAGTTCAGTCTATAAAACGTGTATCCGTTACCGAATCCCCTCGAGCTCCAACGCTCGAATCTCCCGCTCCATCGCTTCCCGATCCTCCTCGGT includes these proteins:
- a CDS encoding VOC family protein yields the protein MPQNEKLDYVELPSSDLPSTKAFFEKAFGWTFVDYGPDYTSFSDQGLNGGFFHSDQCSSTSHGAALLVFFSDNLERTLAKVVDAGGTIVKPTFSFPGGRRFHFTEPCGSEFAVWSDSDAAD
- a CDS encoding acyl-CoA desaturase, producing the protein MSVTDLIEEANADAELVATTDLMQRVPYPKSATPLRIYWLYLIPLVVLHVLALLAFAPWFFTWSGLIVAIAGHFVFGMLGITVGYHRLLTHRGFTCPKWLEHTFAILGICNLQDSPARWVAIHRMHHQHSDHQPDPHTPLANLMWAHVGWVVYRNRDHDSVTSFERYARDLLKDPFYMKLERRGMWVKVFWLHAAIVALLGGIFGWFFDGWNGFIQTGASWLVWGVFVRTIVVLHGTWSVNSIGHVFGYKNYKTRDDSRNNWFVALISHGEGWHNNHHAQPRAAHHGHRWFEFDMSWWVIRGLEAVGLAKDVVRAKPTAS
- a CDS encoding NAD-dependent epimerase/dehydratase family protein, whose translation is MRSHSQAILITGSTGFVGRHLTAALVQHGMEVYGTSRSAAGDEVLRSAGCHPVRIDLERASFPLTPGALPDVGTVFHLAGKLSGSPEEMNAVNQVGTKKIADYYARHGAGTRLIHVSSVAAGGPSSESCPKKESDPSKPISHYGMSKLAGEEIVRQFASSLPSTIIRPGIVFGPGDKEFLRLIKALYRVRLNPLIGTGRQPLAFVEVSDLITLLLRCMDRGERIASDDRPNGAAPILGQGIYNAADAEPLSIYELGRIFREATGRLVLPLRMPASLAWCLGALGEGTAKLTRMSSTLTRDKIREATASGWWVSPEKAARQLDWAPKMPLRETMKAWIVDCMHQGLL
- a CDS encoding response regulator, whose protein sequence is MSTPKILIADDNAQNRELLEAFLAKIDCETAFAVDGQDTLDKVASFSPDLILLDVMMPKLNGFEVCRQLKSEKQTSRIMILMVTALSELGDIERAVEAGTDDFLSKPVNSHELQKRVKNMLRLKGTEDELERLREYIRSMEEAN
- the glyA gene encoding serine hydroxymethyltransferase produces the protein MSILQNQDPAIWSAIESEALRQQEGLEMIASENYTSPAVMQAVGSILTNKYAEGYPGRRYYGGCEYVDVVETIAIDRAKELFGAEHANVQPHSGSQANTAVYLSALQPGDVVLGLDLAQGGHLTHGMHLNISGKLYKFFAYGVDPVHHRIDFDQVAKLAREHKPKLIVAGASAYPREIFHDKFAEIAKETGAKLLVDMAHYAGLVAAGIHNSPVPYADYVTTTTHKTLRGPRAGLILCKNEYAKGINSAVFPGIQGGPLMHVIAGKAVCFGEALQPSFKEYGKNVVANASALADSLLGHGLRLISGGTDNHLVLVDVTSFGIGGKIAEKALDACGITVNMNMIPFDTRKPMDPSGIRIGAPALTTRGMGIEEFKTIGGWIATALKKHDDTDALAGIREEVKQLANQFPVPAAGLAVAV
- a CDS encoding ABC transporter permease is translated as MFLFQNPVLQRELIVNLRTPRAFLLMLLYQVALAVVILIAYPQDAKIDLSRESASAQRLVDFFFVGQFAIASLMAPSFTSGAITGEKERKTYEMLLASPLRPAVIVAGKLIAALAHLVVLVSGSLPIIMLCLPLGGVSIYELLGAYIGLLSAIFLFGSISMYCSSHFKRTSSSLVVSYVFILPILITGVVAWLWLAKQSDLRLFLATTIVPAFCITIGSLLLWVTAHRLLYPPDIGSQGNEVVDLEKEQREAVGLVIQRDQFPDNLFAPPRRKTLMQDNANPVYDKEMHAELFSQGSLMLRLVIQISMLLAIPLMAAFLFLMPIYAAYYAGFVLVFNILVAPVFMAGSITSERERQTIDLLLTTTVSSWSILWGKLLAGYRVSFVLTSFLMFPMVLALLPLTELSDNWPSMLAYFGIIVVASMFNAILALFLSTVVRKTSTAMMLTYSTLLGLYCLPVAIYFLVWSFSTQELDLTALKFIGISSPFMAVDSAPLAAMQAGPMAGRGVAKAGSWGLIAAYIALTLGASAILLAINVLLFRARWRLTGRG